The proteins below are encoded in one region of Sphingobacterium sp. R2:
- a CDS encoding heme exporter protein CcmB produces MTLMQQVKTLIRKDIILEWRSKYAINGILLYVVSTVFVCYQAFKSVDTTTWNALFWIIMLFASINAINKSFVQENPNRQLYYYSLVDPRAIILAKIIYNMMVMILLATIAYFVYSTIFKNPIGDPILYFLSVMLGSISFSTVFTMISGISSKAGNNSTLMAILSFPAIIPLLIVLIKLSRNAIEGLERASSSKEIIVLLAINVITITISLLLFPYLWRD; encoded by the coding sequence ATGACGTTGATGCAACAAGTAAAAACTTTAATTCGGAAAGACATCATTCTGGAATGGCGTTCAAAATATGCTATTAACGGAATTCTACTATATGTCGTATCAACTGTTTTCGTCTGCTATCAAGCATTTAAATCAGTTGATACGACTACTTGGAATGCATTGTTTTGGATTATTATGCTTTTCGCTTCAATCAATGCGATCAACAAAAGCTTCGTCCAAGAAAACCCCAACCGGCAACTCTACTACTACTCACTAGTTGACCCTAGAGCGATCATTTTAGCAAAAATCATCTACAATATGATGGTGATGATACTATTGGCTACCATCGCCTATTTTGTGTATTCAACCATATTCAAAAATCCCATCGGCGATCCGATACTCTACTTCTTATCGGTCATGCTCGGAAGCATTAGCTTTTCCACTGTATTTACCATGATTTCTGGAATTAGCTCCAAAGCAGGAAACAACAGTACGCTAATGGCAATACTTAGCTTTCCAGCAATTATCCCCCTATTGATCGTCTTAATAAAGCTATCTCGCAATGCAATTGAAGGTTTGGAAAGAGCTTCAAGCAGTAAAGAAATAATCGTATTACTCGCAATTAATGTAATCACCATCACTATTTCTTTGTTGTTATTTCCGTACCTTTGGCGAGATTAA
- the ccsA gene encoding cytochrome c biogenesis protein CcsA, translating into MRKKWWKVLAVVIICGVIINGLLGPVPRLFILHESIRNVYFHVPMWFAMISMYLVSVVYSIKYLNTGKQAYDLMAIEAVNTGITFCFLGLATGMLWANITWGEPWPNDPKLNGSAIATLMYLAYLVLRNALEEEQKRAKISAVYNIFAFPIIIVLIYILPKLTDSLHPGSGGNGTFADLQMSNELRPTFYSSVIGWILIATWICTMRYRVRLLERKDLNA; encoded by the coding sequence ATGAGAAAAAAATGGTGGAAAGTATTAGCGGTAGTGATTATTTGTGGTGTTATTATTAATGGGCTTTTAGGCCCTGTTCCCCGTCTATTTATCCTACATGAAAGCATACGTAATGTCTATTTTCATGTTCCGATGTGGTTTGCTATGATTTCGATGTATTTGGTTTCTGTAGTATACAGCATTAAATACCTCAATACCGGAAAACAAGCCTATGATCTAATGGCTATAGAGGCCGTAAACACGGGTATCACGTTCTGCTTTTTAGGACTTGCAACGGGTATGCTATGGGCAAATATCACCTGGGGTGAGCCGTGGCCAAACGACCCGAAACTAAATGGCTCTGCGATCGCAACATTGATGTATCTCGCATACCTTGTTCTCAGAAATGCATTGGAAGAAGAACAAAAAAGAGCGAAGATTTCTGCAGTATACAATATTTTTGCCTTTCCGATTATCATTGTACTTATCTATATCTTACCCAAACTAACAGATTCGCTACACCCTGGTAGCGGGGGGAATGGCACATTTGCTGATCTTCAAATGAGTAACGAACTACGCCCGACCTTCTACAGTTCTGTTATTGGATGGATTTTAATAGCCACCTGGATCTGTACTATGCGCTATAGGGTACGCTTGCTCGAAAGGAAAGATTTAAATGCATAG
- a CDS encoding ABC transporter transmembrane domain-containing protein — MARGFNSGNKQEEDLPKPKLNKELLLRAAKLLTYLKPYRFKFGIGMFFLVLSSLAMLAFPALLGAMIDAAQGKQKYLWLPPEVYYIGGIAFIILSFLSVVSFFRIRIFVEIAERTLAALRKDTYLKLISLPIEFFANRRVGELNSRLSADLSQIQDTLTTTLAEILRQLISLCFGVFLLVWVSPKLALMNLCILPIIVVAAIIFGKFIRELSRQAQDKMAESNSIVQETLLGISNVKAFVNEYFEFNRYSRQMDSVVQLAVKGATFRGAFASFIIFCIFGAVIAVIWYGAALVAIHEMTVGDLTTYILYSMFVAGSMGSFPELYANIQRSLGASERILEILDEPQENLNVKPNCKEVHQIMTGKLSFNHVSFAYPSRPDIEILKDINFTARAGDKIAIVGPSGTGKSTIASLILQFYTVNTGEVCYDDRPASDFTLSDIRNQVAIVPQDVLLFGGTIRENIAYGKLDASEDEVIAAAKRANAHQFILNFPEGYNTLVGERGVKLSGGQRQRIAIARALLKDPAILILDEATSSLDSESERQVQEALEELMRGRTSIIIAHRLSTIIDADKIIVVENGIVSESGTHFELLQKESGLYQHLYNLQSKQQKIDM; from the coding sequence ATGGCAAGAGGATTCAACAGCGGCAATAAACAAGAAGAGGATCTACCAAAACCAAAATTGAATAAGGAGCTCCTGTTGAGAGCTGCAAAATTATTGACCTATTTAAAACCTTATCGGTTTAAATTTGGAATAGGCATGTTTTTCTTGGTATTATCCAGTTTAGCCATGTTAGCTTTCCCAGCGCTACTTGGGGCAATGATCGATGCTGCTCAAGGTAAGCAAAAATATCTCTGGCTTCCTCCAGAAGTATATTACATCGGCGGCATTGCATTTATTATATTATCTTTTCTGTCAGTCGTTTCTTTTTTTCGCATCCGTATTTTTGTTGAAATTGCAGAACGTACATTGGCGGCCCTCCGCAAGGATACTTATCTTAAACTGATTTCCTTACCGATCGAATTTTTTGCCAACCGTCGTGTTGGGGAATTAAACAGCCGGCTTTCTGCAGATCTTTCGCAGATCCAGGATACCTTGACCACCACACTAGCTGAAATCCTAAGGCAGTTGATCAGTCTTTGTTTTGGCGTTTTCCTATTGGTTTGGGTATCGCCCAAACTTGCTCTCATGAACCTTTGTATTTTACCGATCATCGTTGTGGCGGCCATCATCTTTGGAAAATTTATCCGCGAACTATCGAGACAGGCCCAAGACAAAATGGCTGAATCAAACAGTATCGTTCAGGAGACTTTATTAGGGATCAGCAATGTGAAGGCTTTTGTCAATGAATATTTCGAGTTCAACCGTTATAGCAGACAGATGGATTCTGTCGTCCAACTTGCCGTCAAAGGGGCAACTTTTCGGGGTGCATTTGCTTCATTTATCATCTTCTGTATCTTTGGGGCAGTAATCGCTGTTATATGGTATGGAGCAGCATTAGTTGCTATCCACGAAATGACTGTCGGCGACCTGACGACCTACATCCTATACTCGATGTTTGTTGCAGGATCCATGGGCAGTTTTCCTGAACTCTACGCCAATATCCAACGCTCCTTAGGGGCAAGTGAACGCATTTTGGAAATTTTGGATGAACCTCAAGAAAACCTCAATGTGAAGCCGAATTGTAAAGAAGTTCACCAAATAATGACCGGCAAACTAAGCTTCAATCATGTTTCCTTTGCCTACCCAAGTCGTCCCGATATTGAAATTCTAAAAGACATCAACTTTACGGCCCGTGCAGGAGATAAAATTGCCATAGTCGGACCAAGTGGGACAGGAAAATCAACAATCGCTTCATTGATCTTACAATTCTACACGGTCAATACAGGTGAAGTCTGCTACGACGACAGACCAGCATCCGATTTTACATTAAGCGATATCCGTAATCAGGTCGCTATTGTACCGCAGGATGTATTGCTGTTTGGAGGAACTATACGCGAAAATATTGCGTATGGCAAACTCGATGCATCAGAAGACGAAGTTATTGCCGCTGCTAAACGTGCCAATGCACACCAATTTATCCTGAATTTCCCGGAAGGCTATAACACGCTCGTTGGGGAACGCGGGGTTAAACTCTCTGGCGGGCAACGCCAGCGAATAGCTATTGCACGCGCACTGTTAAAAGACCCTGCCATTCTTATCTTAGACGAGGCCACTTCATCACTAGATTCAGAATCTGAGCGCCAGGTACAAGAGGCATTGGAAGAATTAATGCGCGGACGTACTTCGATTATCATTGCGCATAGATTATCTACCATCATCGATGCCGATAAAATTATCGTTGTCGAAAATGGCATCGTATCGGAAAGCGGCACCCACTTTGAGCTGCTCCAAAAAGAAAGCGGCCTCTATCAACACCTCTACAACCTCCAATCGAAACAGCAAAAGATCGATATGTAA
- a CDS encoding CcmD family protein: protein MKKITLSIALLLLSTLSTFAQDDVEMATGLRSEGKIYVVVLVMLVIFLGLAFFLFLLDRRISKLEKKNK, encoded by the coding sequence ATGAAAAAAATAACATTGTCAATCGCCTTACTACTCTTATCGACTTTGAGCACATTTGCACAAGATGATGTCGAGATGGCGACTGGGTTACGTAGCGAAGGTAAGATCTACGTTGTTGTATTGGTCATGTTGGTCATTTTTCTAGGTTTGGCTTTCTTTCTTTTCTTGCTCGATCGCCGTATCAGCAAATTGGAAAAAAAGAATAAATAG